A portion of the uncultured Bacteroides sp. genome contains these proteins:
- a CDS encoding sulfurtransferase TusA family protein, with the protein MKTIDTCEETKYSPLIPAMVAICHAKAGESLKIIINDANVFSDLKAYLSEQDIGFREIYDGDQMSLEFTIS; encoded by the coding sequence ATGAAAACGATTGATACTTGCGAAGAAACAAAATACAGTCCGCTAATTCCGGCTATGGTTGCCATCTGTCATGCAAAGGCAGGTGAAAGTCTTAAAATCATCATCAATGATGCCAATGTATTCAGCGATCTGAAAGCCTATTTATCCGAACAAGACATCGGCTTTCGGGAGATATATGACGGAGATCAGATGAGCTTAGAGTTCACCATTTCATGA
- a CDS encoding YgiQ family radical SAM protein, which produces MKEYRLTDWLPTTKKEVELRGWSELDVIIFSGDAYVDHPSFGGAVIGRILEAEGLRVGIVPQPNWRDDLRDFKKLGRPRLFFGISAGCMDSMVNKYTANKRLRSEDAYTPDARPDMRPEYPSIVYTQILKQLWPDVPVVLGGIEASMRRLTHYDYWQDSVRKSILCDSGADLLIYGMGEKPIIEITHRLNETLAGQPDMQATNTLLQTFTDIPQTSYIAPNYSAEKGDIALYSHEECLRDKKKQAANFRHIEEESNKYAAARITQQVGSETIVVNPPYPPMTQTELDHSFDLPYTRLPHPKYKNKRIPAYDMIKFSVNIHRGCFGGCAFCTISAHQGKFIVSRSKQSILNEVKEVTNLPDFKGYLSDLGGPSANMYMMGGRDEAVCRKCKRPSCIHPKICPNLNTDHRPLLDIYHTVDAMPGIKKSFIGSGVRYDLLLHQSKDAEVNRSTAEYTRELIANHVSGRLKVAPEHTSDAVLYIMRKPSFEQFGAFKKIFDRINSEQNLRQQLIPYFISSHPGCKEEDMAELAIATKQLDFHLEQVQDFTPTPMTVATEAWYTGYHPYTLEPVFSAKTPREKLAQRQFFFWYKPEERRNIINELKKLSRQDLIDKLYGKR; this is translated from the coding sequence ATGAAAGAATACAGACTGACCGACTGGTTGCCTACAACCAAGAAAGAAGTGGAACTCCGAGGCTGGAGTGAACTGGACGTAATCATTTTCAGCGGCGACGCTTATGTAGATCATCCATCGTTTGGTGGAGCTGTGATCGGACGCATACTCGAAGCTGAAGGACTGCGTGTAGGCATTGTGCCACAACCAAATTGGCGGGACGATCTGCGTGATTTCAAAAAGCTGGGTCGTCCCCGTCTTTTCTTCGGCATTAGTGCCGGGTGCATGGATTCGATGGTCAACAAATACACGGCCAACAAACGCCTGCGCAGTGAAGACGCTTATACTCCCGACGCACGTCCGGACATGCGTCCCGAATATCCAAGCATTGTTTATACACAGATACTCAAACAACTTTGGCCCGACGTACCCGTTGTTTTGGGAGGCATCGAAGCATCTATGCGCCGTCTTACGCATTATGACTATTGGCAAGATAGCGTACGAAAAAGCATATTGTGCGATAGCGGAGCCGATCTGCTCATCTACGGCATGGGCGAAAAACCCATCATAGAGATTACCCACCGCCTGAATGAAACACTTGCCGGCCAGCCCGATATGCAGGCTACCAATACATTACTGCAAACCTTTACAGACATTCCGCAAACATCCTATATAGCGCCAAACTATAGTGCTGAAAAAGGAGATATCGCTCTTTACAGTCACGAGGAGTGTCTGCGCGACAAGAAAAAGCAAGCAGCCAACTTTCGCCACATAGAAGAAGAGAGCAATAAATATGCCGCAGCACGCATTACCCAACAAGTAGGCAGCGAAACGATTGTAGTCAACCCGCCTTATCCGCCCATGACGCAAACGGAACTCGATCATTCATTCGATCTGCCTTACACCCGTCTGCCCCACCCCAAATACAAAAATAAGCGCATTCCCGCTTATGATATGATTAAGTTCTCTGTCAACATTCACCGTGGATGTTTTGGCGGATGTGCCTTTTGCACCATCTCCGCCCACCAAGGCAAATTCATTGTAAGCCGCAGCAAGCAAAGCATCCTGAATGAAGTAAAAGAAGTCACCAACCTACCCGACTTCAAAGGATACCTAAGCGACCTGGGAGGCCCGTCAGCCAACATGTATATGATGGGAGGACGAGACGAAGCCGTATGCCGCAAATGCAAACGGCCATCGTGCATTCATCCCAAAATATGTCCCAATCTGAACACCGACCACCGTCCTTTGCTCGACATCTATCACACCGTAGATGCCATGCCCGGCATCAAGAAAAGCTTTATCGGCAGTGGCGTACGCTACGACTTATTGCTTCACCAAAGCAAAGATGCTGAGGTAAACCGCAGCACAGCGGAATACACACGCGAACTAATCGCCAATCACGTTAGTGGACGGCTCAAAGTTGCCCCCGAACATACCAGCGATGCTGTACTCTACATCATGCGTAAACCCTCCTTTGAGCAATTCGGAGCTTTCAAGAAGATCTTTGATCGCATCAATAGCGAACAGAATCTGCGTCAGCAACTCATCCCCTATTTCATCAGCAGCCATCCCGGATGTAAAGAGGAAGACATGGCCGAACTCGCTATCGCTACCAAGCAATTGGATTTCCATCTGGAGCAGGTACAGGACTTTACTCCTACACCCATGACCGTAGCCACCGAGGCCTGGTATACAGGCTACCATCCCTATACACTAGAACCCGTTTTCAGTGCCAAAACGCCTCGTGAAAAGTTGGCCCAACGACAATTCTTCTTCTGGTACAAACCCGAAGAACGCCGGAACATTATCAATGAGCTAAAGAAGCTTTCACGCCAAGATTTGATTGACAAACTTTATGGAAAACGATAA
- a CDS encoding AraC family transcriptional regulator, with translation MEQIHNTFAIEIAEYSEWQERTRKNNFFELVYVLDGEGIHSANYTQHKYSINSIFLLPAARCHMYIIERKTRFLFLRFMGNYFLPNSNDTVDYSKWFNQLNFIMGNHNSLSGEVVDNQDDKTQLKRLLDIILYEYNKREVCSPFIIQNTLVSVLAIICRNIQVKTIGGRTFTDKKFTDLLNFISFNILEPERLSVKYLSEKFHISENYFSEYFKRNASEKFQDFVLQSKLRIAKSRAKFTDAPFQVIAVELGFTDSSHLNRMMKKYAGKGMREIRKETQGQLILDSKNMHDM, from the coding sequence ATGGAACAGATACACAATACCTTTGCCATAGAAATTGCAGAATACAGTGAATGGCAAGAAAGAACTCGAAAGAACAACTTTTTCGAGTTGGTATATGTGCTGGATGGAGAAGGAATACACAGTGCTAATTACACTCAGCATAAATATAGCATAAACAGTATTTTCCTGCTACCGGCAGCACGGTGTCACATGTATATTATAGAGAGAAAAACACGCTTCCTGTTTCTGCGGTTTATGGGTAATTATTTTCTGCCTAATTCAAATGATACCGTTGATTATAGCAAATGGTTTAATCAGTTGAATTTCATCATGGGGAACCATAACTCTCTTTCTGGTGAAGTTGTCGATAACCAGGATGATAAAACACAGCTTAAAAGGTTATTGGACATCATACTTTACGAATACAACAAGAGGGAAGTCTGTAGCCCTTTCATCATTCAGAATACGCTGGTTTCAGTGCTGGCAATTATTTGCCGGAATATTCAGGTCAAGACGATTGGCGGCCGTACATTTACCGATAAAAAATTTACCGATCTACTCAATTTTATCAGTTTTAACATTCTCGAGCCCGAAAGATTATCAGTCAAATATCTATCGGAGAAATTTCATATTTCGGAGAACTACTTCAGTGAGTATTTCAAACGCAATGCTTCGGAAAAGTTTCAAGATTTTGTATTGCAATCAAAATTGAGAATTGCCAAATCACGGGCTAAGTTTACTGATGCACCCTTCCAGGTAATTGCTGTGGAATTAGGTTTCACTGATAGTAGCCACCTTAACCGGATGATGAAAAAATACGCGGGAAAGGGGATGCGGGAAATAAGAAAGGAAACACAAGGGCAATTGATCTTAGATTCCAAGAATATGCATGACATGTAG
- a CDS encoding carboxymuconolactone decarboxylase family protein, translating into MDYKEISKKTIGYLYQSHTSIRQSGIDNKLIALAELRVSQLNGCAYCCAFHASELRKMGIEQSLIDKIPGYKHSSSFDKKQVLILRWTDAVSFLSNDLEDIKEELGNNFTERELVDLTASISLMNALNRLRIALGDKI; encoded by the coding sequence ATGGATTACAAAGAAATATCTAAAAAGACAATTGGATATCTATACCAGTCGCACACAAGTATACGGCAGTCGGGAATAGATAACAAATTGATTGCATTGGCAGAATTGAGGGTTTCGCAGCTCAACGGATGTGCCTATTGCTGCGCTTTTCACGCCAGTGAACTACGAAAAATGGGGATAGAACAAAGCCTTATTGACAAAATACCCGGTTATAAACATTCCAGTTCCTTTGATAAAAAACAGGTACTGATCTTACGCTGGACGGATGCCGTAAGTTTTCTTTCCAATGATCTGGAAGATATTAAAGAAGAATTAGGAAACAATTTTACAGAAAGAGAATTGGTTGATCTCACGGCAAGCATTTCTTTGATGAATGCACTCAATCGGCTTCGCATTGCATTAGGAGATAAAATTTAA
- a CDS encoding NAD(P)-dependent alcohol dehydrogenase yields the protein MKAVQLEQFGIEHLIVREITKPSPQRGEVLVHIKAVSLNYLDVILANGSFDKNLSFPYTPASDGSGVVEAIGEDVTQWKVGDRVAIQYVQNWIKGKIDRESNRVRVAWQTPGVMAEYACLPEHGLVKAPKNLSFEETATLPIAALTAWHALINQANLQVGQTVLVQGTGGVSLFALQIAKAAGARVIATTSTKQKAEKLKTLGADAVINYSEYPQWQEQVLSLTNGEGVDITLDIAGTKTIAKSLLSVKENGFVGTTGFISGADLPLNIHEHKINMSFLRIQGVAVGSAESFAALNRAIEVNNIHPVIDTVYELEQVQKAYGRIEKGDMVGKIVISI from the coding sequence ATGAAAGCAGTACAATTGGAACAGTTCGGAATTGAACATTTAATCGTAAGGGAAATCACAAAACCAAGCCCCCAAAGAGGGGAAGTGTTAGTACACATAAAAGCCGTATCACTCAATTATCTTGATGTAATATTGGCAAACGGAAGTTTTGATAAGAACTTGTCTTTTCCATATACGCCGGCATCTGATGGTTCTGGTGTGGTAGAAGCCATCGGAGAAGATGTTACACAATGGAAAGTGGGTGATCGTGTTGCTATCCAATATGTTCAAAATTGGATAAAAGGAAAAATTGACAGGGAAAGTAATCGTGTCAGAGTAGCTTGGCAAACGCCTGGTGTAATGGCAGAATACGCTTGCCTGCCGGAACATGGGTTGGTAAAAGCACCAAAAAATCTTAGTTTTGAGGAGACAGCTACGCTTCCCATTGCGGCACTTACAGCTTGGCATGCTTTGATCAATCAGGCAAATCTACAAGTAGGGCAAACAGTGTTGGTACAGGGAACAGGCGGGGTTTCGCTTTTTGCGCTACAAATTGCAAAAGCTGCCGGAGCAAGGGTAATCGCCACCACCAGCACTAAACAAAAAGCGGAGAAGTTGAAGACCTTAGGAGCTGATGCCGTGATCAATTATAGTGAGTATCCCCAATGGCAGGAACAAGTTCTGTCCTTAACGAATGGCGAAGGTGTGGATATCACACTCGATATCGCAGGGACAAAAACAATTGCAAAATCTTTGCTTTCTGTCAAAGAAAATGGCTTTGTCGGAACTACCGGATTTATTTCAGGAGCTGACCTGCCTTTGAATATACATGAGCATAAGATCAATATGTCCTTTTTGCGTATACAGGGAGTTGCCGTAGGTAGCGCAGAGAGTTTTGCCGCTTTAAACCGTGCCATTGAAGTCAATAATATTCATCCGGTGATTGATACGGTATACGAACTGGAGCAAGTTCAGAAAGCCTATGGAAGAATTGAAAAAGGCGATATGGTCGGAAAGATTGTCATTTCTATTTAA
- a CDS encoding Lin1244/Lin1753 domain-containing protein has protein sequence MKNDQYFPHDVTAHNNIKLLRLKADKGLEGYGVYWSLLEYLRMQKNYSMPLSLLLSWLGSLVFRRSIYLILSGSTTCLCWMMNSTFRPPDSTNE, from the coding sequence ATGAAGAATGATCAGTACTTTCCACACGATGTAACAGCGCACAATAACATTAAACTGTTACGCCTCAAAGCCGATAAAGGTCTTGAGGGATACGGCGTTTATTGGAGCTTATTGGAATATCTGCGCATGCAGAAAAATTATTCGATGCCACTCTCTCTGCTCCTGTCTTGGCTCGGGAGTTTGGTCTTTCGACGGAGTATTTATCTGATATTATCCGGAAGTACTACTTGTTTGTGCTGGATGATGAACAGTACTTTTCGTCCCCCGGACTCAACAAACGAATGA
- the mfd gene encoding transcription-repair coupling factor, translating into MTITQLQQQYAAHPNTEAVNKLLKDSSIKHLFCGGLCASAASFFSSTLVQRTAYPFVFVLGDLEEAGYFYHDLTQVLGAENVLFFPSSFRRAAKYGQKDAANEILRTEVLSRLQKGDTSLCIVTYPDALAEKVVSRKGLKDKTLKLSVAERVDTGFITDMLHSYGFEYVDYVYEPGQYAVRGSIIDVFSFSSEYPFRIDFFGDEVESIRTFEVESQLSKEKKENIAIVPDLGLANDDDTSFLDFIPADTILAMRDFLWVRERIQAVHDEALTPQAILSQESEEGGGFSLEGRLIDGSEFTLRALDFRRIEFGNKPTGTPDASITFNVAAQPIFHKNFDMVADSFNDFLENGYTLYICSDSTKQTDRIRSIFEDRGDKISFIGVERTLHEGFADHVLKICVFTDHQLFDRFHKYNLKSDKARSGKVALSLKELNQFTPGDFVVHTDHGVGRFAGLVRMPNGDTTQEVIKLVYQNEDVVFVSIHSLHKVSKYKGKEGEAPRLNKLGTGAWEKLKERTKSKIKDIARDLIKLYSQRRDEKGFAYSPDSFLQRELEASFIYEDTPDQGKATADVKKDMERDVPMDRLVCGDVGFGKTEIAMRAAFKAVADNKQVAVLVPTTVLAYQHYQTFRERLKELPCRVDYLSRARTSTQVRSVLKGLKEGSVNILIGTHRILGKDVEFNDLGLLIIDEEQKFGVSVKEKLRQLKVNVDTLTMTATPIPRTLQFSLLGARDLSVISTPPPNRYPIQTELHTFNEDVITDAINFEMSRNGQVFLVNNRISNLPELKAMILRHIPDCRITIGYGQMEPAELEQVIYGFVNYDFDVLIATTIIESGIDIPNANTIIINQAQNFGLSDLHQMRGRVGRSNKKAFCYLLAPPLSGLTPEARRRLQAIENFSDLGSGIHIAMQDLDIRGAGNMLGAEQSGFIADLGYETYQKILTEAVHELKTDEFAELYAQEIQADGIISGEQFVEECTVESDLELLLPADYVTGSSERMLLYRELDKLTLDSDVAAFRVRLEDRFGLIPPETEELLRIVPLRRLAAKLGAERVFLKAGRMTLFFVSNSESPYFQSAAFGKVISYMMAYTRRCDLRDQNGKRSMVVKSVTNVETAVSVLQEITAMEAS; encoded by the coding sequence ATGACAATAACGCAACTGCAACAACAATACGCTGCTCATCCGAATACGGAAGCAGTGAACAAATTACTGAAAGATTCTTCTATAAAACATCTTTTTTGCGGAGGGCTATGTGCTTCCGCAGCCTCTTTCTTTTCGTCAACTTTAGTGCAACGCACTGCTTACCCTTTCGTTTTTGTGTTAGGTGATCTTGAAGAAGCAGGTTATTTTTACCATGACCTCACGCAAGTACTGGGTGCGGAGAATGTTTTGTTCTTCCCCTCCTCTTTTCGAAGAGCTGCGAAGTATGGACAGAAAGATGCTGCTAACGAAATATTACGTACTGAAGTCCTCAGCCGTTTGCAGAAGGGAGATACGTCACTTTGCATCGTGACGTATCCGGATGCGTTGGCCGAGAAAGTGGTTTCCCGTAAGGGGCTGAAAGATAAAACATTGAAACTTAGCGTGGCTGAGCGTGTAGATACAGGATTCATCACTGATATGTTGCATAGTTATGGATTTGAGTATGTAGATTATGTGTACGAACCGGGTCAATATGCTGTTCGTGGTAGCATTATCGACGTATTCTCTTTTTCCTCCGAATACCCTTTTCGTATTGACTTCTTTGGTGATGAGGTGGAAAGTATCCGTACGTTTGAAGTCGAATCGCAATTGTCGAAAGAAAAAAAGGAAAACATTGCGATTGTGCCCGATTTGGGCTTGGCTAATGATGATGACACCTCCTTTCTCGATTTCATTCCCGCCGACACGATACTGGCTATGCGTGATTTTCTTTGGGTACGTGAGCGTATACAGGCTGTGCACGATGAGGCTTTAACTCCACAGGCTATTCTTTCGCAAGAGAGTGAAGAAGGGGGCGGCTTCAGCCTCGAAGGACGGTTGATTGACGGCAGTGAATTTACCCTTCGGGCACTCGATTTTCGTCGCATAGAGTTTGGCAATAAACCTACCGGCACACCGGATGCCAGCATTACGTTCAACGTTGCTGCACAGCCTATCTTTCATAAGAATTTCGATATGGTGGCCGACTCGTTCAATGACTTTTTAGAGAATGGCTATACCCTTTACATCTGTAGCGATAGCACAAAGCAGACGGATCGTATTCGTTCTATCTTTGAAGATAGGGGAGATAAAATTTCTTTTATCGGAGTGGAGCGTACTCTACACGAAGGTTTTGCCGACCACGTGTTGAAGATATGTGTCTTTACCGATCACCAGTTGTTCGATCGTTTTCATAAATACAATCTCAAGAGCGACAAAGCACGTTCGGGTAAGGTGGCATTGTCACTTAAAGAATTGAATCAATTTACCCCCGGCGATTTTGTGGTGCACACTGATCATGGAGTAGGGCGCTTTGCGGGCTTGGTGCGCATGCCCAACGGCGACACAACGCAGGAGGTCATCAAACTTGTTTATCAGAATGAAGACGTCGTCTTTGTATCCATTCATTCGTTACACAAAGTTTCAAAATATAAAGGCAAAGAAGGCGAAGCACCCCGACTGAATAAGTTGGGTACGGGTGCTTGGGAAAAGCTGAAAGAACGCACTAAGTCGAAGATTAAAGATATTGCGCGCGACTTGATAAAGCTTTATTCACAACGACGTGATGAGAAGGGTTTTGCTTACAGTCCCGACAGTTTTTTGCAGCGCGAACTCGAAGCCAGCTTCATCTACGAAGATACTCCGGATCAGGGCAAGGCTACAGCTGATGTGAAGAAAGACATGGAACGGGATGTTCCGATGGATCGCTTGGTATGCGGTGATGTGGGGTTTGGTAAGACGGAAATTGCTATGCGTGCCGCTTTTAAGGCAGTGGCCGACAATAAGCAAGTAGCAGTATTGGTCCCTACCACGGTATTGGCTTATCAACACTATCAGACCTTTCGTGAGCGGTTGAAAGAACTTCCCTGTAGGGTCGATTATCTGAGCCGTGCCCGTACCTCTACTCAGGTTCGTTCTGTTCTTAAAGGCTTGAAAGAGGGAAGTGTGAATATACTTATTGGTACGCACCGCATATTGGGTAAAGATGTGGAATTCAATGATTTAGGACTACTCATTATTGACGAAGAACAGAAGTTTGGTGTGAGTGTGAAAGAGAAACTTCGGCAGTTGAAGGTAAACGTGGATACGCTTACCATGACTGCAACACCCATTCCCCGTACTCTGCAATTCTCATTGCTTGGCGCCCGCGATCTTAGTGTGATTTCTACTCCGCCGCCCAACCGATACCCCATACAAACTGAATTACATACGTTTAACGAAGACGTGATAACCGATGCCATCAATTTCGAGATGAGCCGCAACGGACAGGTATTTCTTGTCAACAATCGTATCTCTAATTTGCCTGAATTGAAAGCAATGATTCTTCGTCATATACCTGATTGTCGCATTACCATCGGGTACGGACAAATGGAACCGGCTGAATTGGAACAGGTGATTTATGGCTTTGTGAATTATGACTTCGATGTACTTATTGCCACGACCATCATTGAGAGTGGCATCGATATTCCGAATGCGAACACCATTATCATCAATCAGGCGCAGAACTTCGGTTTGAGCGACCTGCATCAGATGCGTGGACGTGTGGGACGTAGCAACAAGAAAGCTTTTTGTTATCTGTTGGCTCCTCCGCTTTCCGGACTTACACCTGAAGCCCGTCGACGCTTGCAGGCCATCGAAAACTTTAGTGATTTGGGTAGCGGCATACACATTGCCATGCAAGACCTTGACATTCGTGGGGCGGGTAACATGCTCGGAGCCGAACAAAGCGGCTTTATTGCCGATCTTGGATACGAGACCTATCAGAAGATATTGACCGAAGCAGTACACGAGTTGAAGACCGACGAGTTTGCCGAACTGTATGCCCAAGAGATACAAGCAGACGGAATTATCAGCGGTGAACAGTTTGTGGAAGAGTGCACAGTAGAAAGCGATTTGGAATTGCTCTTGCCTGCCGATTATGTAACAGGCAGTAGCGAGCGTATGCTGCTTTATCGCGAACTCGATAAATTGACACTCGACTCCGATGTGGCTGCTTTCCGTGTCCGTCTCGAAGACCGTTTCGGTCTAATACCTCCCGAAACGGAAGAGTTACTTCGCATTGTTCCGCTTCGTCGTCTGGCAGCTAAGCTTGGTGCGGAGAGAGTTTTCCTCAAAGCAGGTCGCATGACACTTTTCTTTGTTTCCAATTCTGAAAGTCCCTACTTCCAGAGCGCAGCCTTCGGCAAGGTGATCAGTTATATGATGGCCTATACCCGCCGTTGCGATTTGCGCGATCAGAACGGCAAACGCTCTATGGTGGTGAAATCTGTAACAAATGTAGAGACAGCCGTTAGTGTGTTGCAGGAAATTACAGCAATGGAGGCTTCTTAG
- a CDS encoding polyprenol monophosphomannose synthase, producing the protein MQTSDSIVIIPTYNERENIESIIRAVFGLEKIFHILIIEDGSPDGTAAIVKTLQQEFPERLFMMERKGKLGLGTAYITGFKWSLKRDYDYIFEMDADFSHSPADLPYLYKACSEEGGDVAIGSRYVSGVNVVNWPMGRVLMSYFASKYVRIITGLPVHDTTAGFKCYRRQVLETIDLDAIRFKGYAFQIEMKFTAFKCGFKVVEVPVIFINRKLGTSKMDSSIFGEAVFGVIKLKINSWFYKYPQKK; encoded by the coding sequence ATGCAAACATCGGATAGCATTGTAATCATCCCCACTTACAATGAGCGGGAAAATATCGAAAGTATCATCCGAGCCGTGTTCGGGCTTGAAAAAATATTCCACATTCTTATCATAGAAGACGGTTCGCCGGATGGAACTGCTGCAATAGTAAAGACTTTGCAGCAAGAATTTCCTGAACGACTGTTTATGATGGAACGAAAAGGCAAACTAGGACTGGGGACAGCCTACATCACCGGATTTAAATGGTCATTAAAGCGGGATTATGATTATATCTTCGAGATGGATGCGGACTTTTCGCATAGCCCTGCCGATTTACCTTACCTATACAAAGCTTGTAGTGAAGAAGGTGGAGATGTGGCTATCGGTTCCCGTTATGTGAGCGGAGTAAATGTAGTGAACTGGCCTATGGGACGTGTATTGATGTCTTATTTTGCCTCGAAATATGTACGCATCATTACCGGATTGCCGGTGCACGATACTACAGCCGGATTCAAATGTTATCGCCGTCAGGTACTCGAAACAATCGATCTCGATGCTATCCGTTTTAAAGGTTATGCTTTTCAGATAGAAATGAAGTTCACAGCTTTTAAGTGCGGATTTAAAGTTGTTGAAGTGCCGGTTATCTTTATCAATAGAAAGCTGGGAACGTCAAAGATGGACAGCAGCATTTTTGGAGAAGCTGTTTTCGGAGTGATTAAATTGAAAATAAACAGTTGGTTCTACAAATATCCACAAAAAAAATGA
- a CDS encoding dihydroorotase, whose product MKRTLIKNAIIVNEGKSFEGSVVIENEKIIEILTAGQAPVPPCDETIDASGCYLLPGVIDDHVHFRDPGLTHKADISTESCAAAAGGVTSFMDMPNTNPLVTTIDALNDKFDLMAQKSVVNYSCYFGATNTNYKYFGHLDSHKVCGIKLFMGSSTGNMLVERMKSLMKIFSETDLLIATHCESQEIIKANIEKYKKKYSEVEDLSVRYHHLIRSVEACYKSSRLAIKLAKRTGARLHILHISTEKELKLFEDKPLVEKRITAEACIPHLLFTSADYRTMKTRIKCNPAIKREGNREALRAGINSGLIDVIATDHAPHLLSEKEGGALKAASGMPMVQFSLVSMLQLVNEGVFTIEKIVEKMCHAPAEIYNINHRGYIRPGYQADLVLVRPNTKWELTKDSILSKCQWSPLEGRSFDWRVEKTFANGHLVYSEGQVDKSYRGQQLNFR is encoded by the coding sequence ATGAAACGAACACTCATCAAAAACGCCATTATTGTAAACGAAGGAAAAAGTTTCGAAGGTTCTGTAGTAATAGAAAATGAGAAAATCATTGAAATACTGACTGCGGGACAAGCACCTGTTCCTCCTTGTGACGAAACCATTGATGCTTCAGGTTGTTACTTGCTCCCCGGGGTCATTGATGACCATGTGCATTTTCGTGATCCGGGATTGACTCACAAAGCCGATATATCGACTGAGAGCTGTGCTGCGGCAGCCGGAGGAGTTACTTCTTTCATGGATATGCCAAATACCAACCCACTTGTTACAACTATTGATGCACTCAATGATAAGTTCGACCTGATGGCTCAAAAATCAGTAGTCAACTACTCTTGCTATTTTGGTGCTACCAACACCAATTATAAATACTTTGGGCACTTAGACTCTCACAAAGTATGCGGCATCAAGCTATTTATGGGTTCAAGCACAGGAAACATGTTAGTAGAACGAATGAAAAGCTTAATGAAAATATTCTCGGAGACTGACCTGCTCATTGCTACCCACTGCGAAAGTCAGGAGATCATCAAAGCAAATATTGAGAAATACAAGAAAAAATATAGTGAAGTAGAAGATTTATCGGTACGCTACCATCATCTGATTCGGTCAGTAGAAGCCTGCTATAAATCGTCTAGACTAGCTATAAAACTGGCTAAGAGAACAGGTGCCCGATTGCACATTCTGCACATTTCTACGGAAAAAGAACTAAAATTGTTTGAGGACAAACCGTTGGTAGAAAAACGAATTACCGCGGAAGCTTGTATTCCACATCTGCTATTCACTTCAGCAGACTACCGCACAATGAAAACTCGCATCAAGTGCAATCCTGCCATCAAACGTGAAGGTAATCGTGAAGCTCTCAGAGCCGGCATCAATTCCGGATTGATCGATGTTATCGCTACTGACCACGCCCCTCATTTGCTCAGTGAAAAAGAAGGCGGTGCTCTAAAAGCTGCTTCGGGAATGCCTATGGTGCAATTCTCGTTGGTCAGCATGCTTCAGCTCGTTAATGAAGGTGTATTTACCATCGAAAAGATAGTAGAGAAGATGTGTCACGCACCTGCCGAAATTTATAATATTAACCACCGCGGATACATCCGACCCGGATATCAAGCCGATCTCGTACTTGTTCGTCCCAATACGAAGTGGGAGCTGACCAAAGATTCCATTTTGAGCAAATGCCAATGGAGTCCGCTAGAAGGCAGAAGCTTTGACTGGCGTGTGGAAAAAACCTTTGCCAATGGCCATTTGGTTTATTCCGAAGGACAAGTAGATAAAAGCTACCGTGGACAACAACTTAATTTTAGATGA